CAAGCGCGAGGTCGCCATCGTGCAGCTCGACGCCGTCGGCCACTACGCCGTGCAGCCCACGTTCTCCGACGGCCACGACAGCGGCATCTTCACCTGGGCCTACCTGTACGAGCTCGGGCGCGACCAGGTGCAGCTGTGGCAGCGCTACCTCGACCGCCTGCAGGCCGCCGGCGTAGAGCGCGATGCCCCCATGCGCCCCAAGGCCCACAAGGGCGGCTGCGGCGGGCATTGATGCTATTATTTTGGTAGCTTGTAGCGCTTGCTGGATAAGCGTTACGGCCTGTTTTCATTCATTTTTGCGACACATGCCCCAGGCCCGTGCGGGGTTGTCGCTGTACGCCGGGCGCCCGCGTCCCTAGGATTGCCTCCCTATGAGCACCACGCATTTCGGTTTTGAAACCGTCGAAGAACAAGACAAGGCGCGCCGCGTGCGCGGCGTGTTCGACTCCGTTGCCTCCAAGTACGACGTCATGAACGACTTCATGTCGGCCGGCCTGCACCGCGCCTGGAAGGCGTACACCGTCATGGTGGCGAACCTGCGCGAGGGCGACCAGGTGCTCGACATCGCTGGCGGCACGGGCGACCTGTCGCTGGCCTTTGCCAAAAAAGTGGGCGCCACCGGCCGCGTGGTGCATACCGACATCAACGAAGCCATGCTGCGCGTGGGGCGCGACCGCCTGATCGACAAGGGCGTGGTGCTGCCCACCCTGGTGTGCGACGCTGAAAAGCTGCCCTTCCCGGATGGCCATTTCGATCTCGTGAGCGTCGCCTTCGGCCTGCGCAACATGACGCACAAAGACCAGGCCCTGGCCGAGATGTGCCGCGTGCTCAGGCCCGGTGGCCGCCTGCTGGTGCTCGAATTTTCCAAAATTGCCCAGCCGCTGGCCAAAGCCTACGACTGGTATTCCTTCAACGTCCTGCCGCGCCTGGGACAGTTCGTGGCCGGCGATGCCGACAGTTACCGTTATTTGGCCGAATCCATCCGGATGCACCCCGGTCAGGAGGAACTAAAAGCCCTGATGCAGAACAATGGATTTGGTCATGTGGATTATCACAACATGACCGGCGGCATTGTGGCCTTGCATATGGGCATCAAGTGCTGATTTTTTTTTCCAACTGCTCCTCGATAGAAAGCGAAACAAGACATGAAAAAACTGTGGTCTGTGGTTCTCGTCGCCCTGCTGACGCTGGCCCATGTGGATGCCGACGCCCGCCGCCTGGGTGGCGGCAAGTCCATGGGCAAACAGTCGAGCAACGTCACGCAACGCGAGGCGGCGCCCTCCGCGCCGGCTGCGCCGGCCCAAAACGCCGTACCGCAAAACGCTGCGGCCAAGCCGGCCACGCCGGCAGCAGCCCCTGCGACGGCACCGAAGAAGCCGTGGGGCGCCATGCTCGGGGGGCTGGCCGCTGGCCTGGGGCTGGCTTGGCTGGCCCATTCGCTGGGCTTGGGTGAGGCCTTTGGCAATATGTTGATGTTCGCTTTGCTCGCTTTTGCCGCAGTAGCCGTGATCGGTATGGTGATGCGAGCGCGCAAGGCCAAATCGGCCCAGCCGGCGGCAGCGCCTTTTGCTTTTCAGGGTGCAGCTGCGGGAGTGGGGCCGGTGCCGGTCAACGCCCCTGTGGCGCCGCAGTACAACCCCGAGAAAATTGGCAACGACGCCTCGGCACGCCCTTGGGAGAGCCAGGGCGCGTCCTTTGAGGCAGCGCGTCCGGCCGCTGGCGGCGTGGTCATCGGCTCGGCCCTGGCAGGCTCGCAAAATTGGGGCGTACCGGCAGATTTCGATACCGCCGGCTTCTTGGCAGCGGCCAAGCGCAACTTCGTCACCCTGCAGTCTGCCTGGGATCGCGCCGACGTGGATGCCCTGCGCTCGATGATGACCGACGACATGCTGGCCGAGGTGCGCAGCCAGCTCGCCGACCGCGAGCAGCACCGGGGCAGCGAGCCCAACCATACCCACGTGGACGTGATCGAGGCGCAGCTGCTGGGCATCGAAGACCTGGGCAGCGACTACATGGCCAGCGTCGAGTTCTCCGGCATGATGCGCGAGGAACAGGGTGCCGGCCTGAGCCCGTTCCGTGAAGTCTGGAACATGACCAAGCCCAAGAGCGGCAGCAGCGGTTGGCTGGTGGCGGGCCTGCAAGCCCTGCAATAAGGCAGCAACCCTAGGCGAAGCAGCCCTTGGCGGGCTGCAAGCCTGGTGGATTGGGGATAATCGGGGACTATGGCAACACAGTCCCCTTTTTCATTCCTGCAAGGTCTTTTCGAGCGCGTCGCCGCCGGGCCGCAACCGCCGCAATGGATGGTGCATGAGGTGCAGCAGCGCGTGGTGTTGCTGCTCAACCATGTGCTGATGCAAGAGCGCGAGGCCATGGCACGCCTGCTGGCGCAGCGCGGGCGCGTGGCGCGGGTGCAGTGGCGCCAGTATTTCATGGCTCTGCAAATCACCCCGGCGGGCCTGTTCAACCTGGCTGCCGACGGCGCTGCGCCCGATCTGCAGATCGAGGTCACCGAACCTTCGCCCCTGGCGCTGGCCCAGGCTGCGCTGCGCGGCGACAAGCCCACCATCCGCATTCAGGGCGACGTGCAGCTCGCCGGCGAGATCCAGTGGCTGGCCGACCACGTGCGCTGGGACATCGAGGAAGACCTGGCGCGCCTGCTGGGCGACGCGCCAGCGCACCTTATCGCCGCCACCGCGCGGCGCGTGCTGCAGGCGCTGGCCGGTTTTGTGGCGCCCCTGGCCGGCAAGGCGGCGGGTGCGGCCCTTGTCGTGCCCGAGCGGACGGTGCCATGACGCGTTTTTTTCGTGGCGCCACCATCGTCTGGGTGGTGCTGCGTTATGGGCTCGACGAGCTGGTGCTGTCGAGCTTCGAGCACCCCTGGCTGCGCCTGCTGACGCGCATCGTCACCGTCGGGCGCAAGCTCGAAGCACCGCGCGGCCAGCGCCTGCGCGAGGCGCTGGAGCGCCTGGGCCCGATCTTCGTCAAGTTCGGGCAGGTGCTCTCCACCCGGCGCGACCTGATGCCGCCCGACATTGCCGACGAGCTGGCGCTGTTGCAGGACCGCGTGCCGCCGTTCGATCCAGAGATCGCCATCGCCACCATCGAGCGCGCCTACCGCAAGCCGCTGGCGCAGGTGTTCACGCATTTCGAGCGCGAGCCGGTGGCCAGCGCCTCGATTGCCCAGGTGCACTTTGCGCGCCTGCGCGACCGTGCGGGCGTGGAGCGCGAGGTGGCCGTCAAGGTGCTGCGCCCGAACATGCTGCCGGTGATCGAGAAAGACCTGGCCCTCATGCGCCTGATGGCTGGCTGGGTCGAGAGCCTTTCGGCCGACGGCAAGCGCCTGAAGCCGCGCGAGGTCGTGGCCGAGTTCGATATGTACCTGCACGACGAGCTCGACCTGATGTGCGAGGCGGCGAATGCAGCGCAGCTGCGGCGCAACATGGATGGCCTGAACCTGGTGCTGGTGCCCGAGATTTTTTGGGATTTTTGCCGCACCGACGTGATGGTGATGGAGCGCATGAACGGCGTGCCCATCAGCCAGGTCGAGCGCCTGCGCGCGGCCGGGGTCGATATCCCCAAGCTGGCGCGCGACGGCGTGACGATTTTCTTCACCCAGGTGTTCCGCGACGGCTTTTTTCATGCCGACATGCACCCGGGCAACATCCAGGTCAGCCTGGACGCGGCCACGTTCGGGCGCTACATCTCGCTCGACTTCGGCATCGTCGGCTCGCTCACCGAGGTCGATAAAGAATATCTGGCGCAAAACTTCACGGCATTTTTTCGCCGCGACTACAAGCGCGTGGCTGAGCTGCACATTGAAAGCGGCTGGGTGCCCGCGAGCACGCGCGTCAACGAACTCGAAGCGGCGGTGCGCACCGTGTGCGAGCCCTACTTCGATCGCCCGCTCAAGGAAATATCGCTGGGCATGGTGTTGATGCGGCTGTTCCAGACCTCGCGCCGCTTCAACGTCGAGATCCAGCCGCAGCTCGTGCTGCTGCAAAAAACCCTGCTCAACATCGAGGGCCTGGGGCGCCAGCTCGACCCCGAACTCGATTTGTGGAGCACGGCCAAGCCGTTCCTGGAAAAGTGGATGCTTGACCAGATGGGCCCGCAGCGCCTGCTGCGTGAGCTGCGCGACCAGGCGCCGCACTACGCCAAGCTCCTGCCCGAGCTGCCGCGCCTGCTGCACAGCCATTTGCAGCAAAACCAGGGCCCAACGCCGCAGTTGCTGCGCGAGCTGCTACAAACTCAGGAGCGCACCAACCGCCTGCTGCAAAGTCTGGTGTACGGTGGCATGGGCTTTGTGCTGGGCCTGCTGGTGATGCAGCTGTACGTGCGCATCCGTATTTTCTAATCCCCTTTTTGTTTTTTGCCCTAGGAGTCCAGCGTGCTGCTCTTCATGGTGATTGCCTACCTGTTTGTCACCATCGGCATCGGCCTGTGGGCGGCGCGGCGCGTGCAAAGCTCGGCCGACTTTGCCATTGCCGGGCGCCACCTGCCGATGTACATGATCATCACCACCACCTTTGCCACCTGGTTCGGCTCCGAGATCGTGCTCGGCGTGCCCGCCAAGTTCATCAAGGGGGGGCTCAATGCCGTGGTGGAAGACCCGTTTGGCGCCGGCATGTGCTTGATCTTGGTCGGCGTTTTTTTTGCCGCCAAGCTCTACCGCATGACGCTTCTCACCATCAGCGACTACTACCGCGCGCGCTATGGCCGCAGCGTCGAGGTCATCTGCTCGCTCATCATCATGCTCAGCTACCTGGGCTGGGTGTCGGCGCAGGTGACGGCGCTGGGGCTGGTGTTCAACCTGCTCTCGGGCGGGCTCATTTCCATTCCCTGGGGCATGGCGATTGGCGTCGGCTCCATCCTCATCTACACCCTGTGGGGCGGCATGTGGTCGGTGGCGGTGACGGACTTCATCCAGATGATCATCCTGGTGCTGGGCCTGGTGGTGCTGGCGTTCTTTGCCGCCGACATGGCCGGCGGCGCCGGCAAGGTGATCGACCTGGCTGTGAGCCGCGACATGTTCCGCTTCTGGCCCGAGCCGAGCTGGCACGAGATTGTTTTCTTCTTCGCCGCCGCCATCACCATGATGCTGGGCTCCATTCCGCAGCAGGACGTGTTCCAGCGCGTGATGTCGGCCAACACCGAGCGCGCGGCCACGCACGGCACCGTCATCGGCGGCACGGCCTACATCCTGTTTGCCTTCGTGCCCATGTTCCTGGTGGCGAGCGCGCTGCTCATCATGCCCGAGCAGACCCAGGCGCTGCTGGCCGACGACCCGCAAAAAGTGCTGCCCACCCTGGTGATGGAGCGTATGCCCGTCATGATGCAGGTGCTGTTCTTCGGCGCGCTGCTCTCGGCCATCAAATCCTGCGCCTCGGCCACGCTGCTGGCGCCCAGCGTCACGTTTACCGAGAACATCTGGCGCCAGTTCCGCACCGGCTATGTGGGCGACCTGGAGAACCTGCGCATCATGCGCATCAGCGTGTTCGTGTTTGCCATCGCGGTGCTGGCGTATTCCATCAAGATGGAAGGCACGCCGATTTTTGAGCTGGTTTCCGGCGCTTACCAGGTGCCGCTGGTGGGCGCCTTCGTGCCGCTGGTGTTTGGCCTGTACTGGAAGCGTGCTACCACCCAGGGGGCGCTGTGCGCTACCGGCCTGGGGATTGGCGTGTGGATTGCCTTCATGGCCACGCCGGCGTGGAGCGCCGTCTTTCCGCAGCAACTCGCAGGCTTGCTGGCGGCGCTGGTGGGGATGGTGCTGGGGTCGCTGTTGCCGCAGTGGGTGGCGCACCGCCCTGAGGGTGCACCGGCACTGGCGCCGGCTGGGCGCTGAGCGGCGCCCTGCATAAAACAGGTGCGAATCTATAATCGAGAGTTTTTCTGCCTGAGTACCGCTGAGTACCATTTTTCTGCAGTATGCCTATCTACGCGTATAAATGCGGCGCCTGTGGCCATGCCAAGGATGTGCTGCAAAAAATCTCCGACGCTCCCCTGACCCAATGCCCCGCCTGCGGCGCCGAGGCGTTTGCCAAGCAGCTGACGGCCGCTGGCTTTCAGCTCAAGGGTTCGGGCTGGTATGTGACCGATTTTCGGGGCGGTAATGCCGCTGCCAGCAGCCCCACCGCAGCGCCTGCGCCCGAGGCCGCACCGGCTGCGGCGCCAGCGGCCTGCGCCGCCTGCCCAGCGGCAGCCGCCAGCAAGGACTGAGCCCGCCCATGGCTGCCCTGCGCAAATGGTTGTTTACCGGCCTGCTGGTGATCGTGCCCGGCGTGATTACGGCCTGGGTGCTCAACTGGATCGTCGGCACCCTCGATCAAACCCTGGCCATCCTGCCCGAGGCCTGGCAGCCCGACCGTCTGCTGGGTTTTCACCTGCCCGGCTTTGGCGTGCTGCTGACGTTGGCGATCTTGCTCATCGCCGGCGCCCTGACCAGCAATTTCGCCGGGCGCAAGCTCGTGGCCTGGGGCGACGGCTTGGTCAGCCGCATTCCCGTGGTGCGCTCGATTTATTCCAGCGTCAAGCAGGTATCAGACACGCTGTTTTCCGAAAACGGCAACGCCTTTCGCACGGCGGTGCTGGTGCAGTGGCCGCGCGAAGGCGTGTGGACCCTGGCCTTCATCACCGGCCAGCCCGGCGGCGAGGTTGCAGCCTATTTACGCGACGAGTACGTCAGCGTTTACGTGCCGACCACGCCCAACCCCACCGGGGGGTATTTTGTGATTTTGCGCAAGAGCGACTGCATTGAGCTCGAAATGAGCGTGGACGCCGCGCTCAAATACATTGTTTCCATGGGAGTGGTGGCGCCGCCTGAGCCTGCAGCGCTTCACAACTCCCGCTAACCCACATCGCGCCCCACGAGGGCGCAGGAAGAATCCACCATGGCCATGCGCTCTGAATACTGCGGTCTCGTGACCGAAGCCCTGATGGGCCAAACCGTCACCCTGTGCGGCTGGGTGAACCGCCGCCGCGATCACGGCGGTGTGATCTTCATCGACCTGCGCGACCGCGAAGGCTATGTGCAGGTGGTGTGCGATCCCGACCGCGCCGAGATGTTCAAGGTGGCCGAAGACGTGCGCGGCGAGTTCTGCGTGCAAGTCAAGGGCCTGGTGCGCGCCCGCCCCGCCGGCACCACCAACGACAAGCTCAAGAGCGGCCAGATCGAAGTGCTGTGCCACGAACTGACGGTACTCAACGCTTCCGTCACGCCCCCGTTCCAGATGGACGACGACAACCTGTCGGAAACCACGCGCCTGACGCACCGCGTCATGGACCTGCGCCGCCCGGCCATGCAGCGCAACATGATGCTGCGCTACAAGACGGCCATCCAGGTGCGCAACTTCCTGGACAAAGAAGGTTTCATCGACATCGAAACCCCCATGCTCGGCAAGAGCACGCCCGAAGGCGCGCGTGACTACCTCGTGCCCTCGCGTGTCCACGACGGCCAGTTCTTCGCCCTGCCGCAGTCGCCCCAGCTCTACAAGCAAATGCTGATGGTGGCCGGCTACGACCGCTACTACCAGATCACCAAGTGCTTCCGCGACGAAGACCTGCGTGCCGACCGCCAGCCCGAGTTCACGCAGATCGACTGCGAGACCTCCTTCCTGAACGAGGAAGAAATCCGCGCCATCTTCCAGCGCATGATCAAAGAGGTGTTCCAAACCCAGCTGAACGTGGACCTGGGCGAGTTCCCCACCATGACCTACGCTGAGGCCGCGCACCGCTTTGGCTCCGACAAGCCCGACCTGCGCGTCAAGCTCGAATTCACCGAGTTGACGGATGTGATGGCCGATGTGGACTTCAAGGTGTTCTCCACCCCCGCCACCACCAAGGGCGGGCGCGTGGTGGCACTGCGCGTGCCTGGCGGCGCGCAGATCAGCCGGGGCGAGATCGACCAGTACACCGAGTTCGTCAAAATCTACGGCGCCAAGGGCCTGGCCTGGATCAAGGTCAACGAAGTGGCCAAGGGGCGCGACGGTTTGCAATCGCCCATCGTGAAGAACATCCACGACGCCGCGCTGACCAAAATCCTGCAGCGCACCGGCGCGCAGGACGGCGACATCCTGTTCTTCGGTGCCGACAAGCTCAAGATCGTGAACGACAGCATGGGCGCGCTGCGCCTGAAGATCGGCCACAGCGAATTTGGTAAGGCAAACGGCCTGTTTGATAACCGCTGGGCGCCGCTGTGGGTGGTGGACTTCCCCATGTTCGAGCACGACGAGGAAGACAACCGCTGGGTGGCCGTGCACCACCCCTTCACGTCCCCGAAGGACGGCCACGAAGACCTCATGGACACCGACCCCGGCCAATGCATCGCCAAGGCCTACGACATGGTCTTGAACGGCTGGGAGCTGGGCGGCGGCTCGGTGCGTATCCACCGCGCCGACGTGCAGGCCAAGGTGTTTGCTGCGCTCAACATCACGCCCGAAGACCAGCGCGCCAAGTTCGGCTACCTGCTCGACGCCCTGCAGTACGGCGCGCCCCCGCACGGCGGCCTGGCGTTTGGCCTGGATCGCCTCATCACCCTGATGACCGGCGCCGAATCCATCCGCGACGTGATCGCCTTCCCCAAGACCCAGCGCGCCCAGGACCTGCTGACCATGGCCCCCAGCCCGGTCGATGAAAAGCAGCTGCGCGAGCTGCACATCCGCCTGCGCAACCCGGGGGCTGCGGCGCAGTAAACCGCGCCCATTCGGGGGCACAATCCCCAGGCCACAACGCCAGGACGCTTCGGTGTCCTGGCGTTTTTTTTGGGGGGTGCTGCCTACAATCGTCGGTGCCATCCCCTGCAGTAATCCCCATGACCGCCTCCAGCCCCGATACCCAATTCCTGCTGCACGGCGGCCTGCTGCGCGTGGCCACCTACAACATCCACAAAGGCGTTCTTGGCCTGGGGCCAGCGCGGCGGCTGGAAATTCACAACCTTGGCCTGGCGGTGGAGCAGCTCGATGCCGACATCGTCTGCCTGCAGGAAGTGCGGCGCCTGAACCGGCGCGAGCAAGATTATTTTGAGCGTTGGCCCGCCGTGCCGCAGGCCGAATACCTGGCGCCGCTGGGCTACGAATCGGTGTACCGCACCAACGCCTACACGCGCCACGGCGAGCACGGCAACGCGCTGCTCACACGCTGGCCGGTGCTGGGGCACCAGCACGAGGACATCTCCGACCACCGCTTCGAGCAGCGCGGCCTGCTGCATGTCGAGGTGCTGTTCCAGGGGCGGCCGGTGCACGTCATCGTCGTGCACCTGGGGCTCATTCCGGGCAGCCGCGTGCGCCAGGCGGCGCAGCTGCAGCGCTTTATCGA
This DNA window, taken from Acidovorax sp. HDW3, encodes the following:
- a CDS encoding sodium:solute symporter family protein, translated to MLLFMVIAYLFVTIGIGLWAARRVQSSADFAIAGRHLPMYMIITTTFATWFGSEIVLGVPAKFIKGGLNAVVEDPFGAGMCLILVGVFFAAKLYRMTLLTISDYYRARYGRSVEVICSLIIMLSYLGWVSAQVTALGLVFNLLSGGLISIPWGMAIGVGSILIYTLWGGMWSVAVTDFIQMIILVLGLVVLAFFAADMAGGAGKVIDLAVSRDMFRFWPEPSWHEIVFFFAAAITMMLGSIPQQDVFQRVMSANTERAATHGTVIGGTAYILFAFVPMFLVASALLIMPEQTQALLADDPQKVLPTLVMERMPVMMQVLFFGALLSAIKSCASATLLAPSVTFTENIWRQFRTGYVGDLENLRIMRISVFVFAIAVLAYSIKMEGTPIFELVSGAYQVPLVGAFVPLVFGLYWKRATTQGALCATGLGIGVWIAFMATPAWSAVFPQQLAGLLAALVGMVLGSLLPQWVAHRPEGAPALAPAGR
- the ubiB gene encoding ubiquinone biosynthesis regulatory protein kinase UbiB, whose amino-acid sequence is MTRFFRGATIVWVVLRYGLDELVLSSFEHPWLRLLTRIVTVGRKLEAPRGQRLREALERLGPIFVKFGQVLSTRRDLMPPDIADELALLQDRVPPFDPEIAIATIERAYRKPLAQVFTHFEREPVASASIAQVHFARLRDRAGVEREVAVKVLRPNMLPVIEKDLALMRLMAGWVESLSADGKRLKPREVVAEFDMYLHDELDLMCEAANAAQLRRNMDGLNLVLVPEIFWDFCRTDVMVMERMNGVPISQVERLRAAGVDIPKLARDGVTIFFTQVFRDGFFHADMHPGNIQVSLDAATFGRYISLDFGIVGSLTEVDKEYLAQNFTAFFRRDYKRVAELHIESGWVPASTRVNELEAAVRTVCEPYFDRPLKEISLGMVLMRLFQTSRRFNVEIQPQLVLLQKTLLNIEGLGRQLDPELDLWSTAKPFLEKWMLDQMGPQRLLRELRDQAPHYAKLLPELPRLLHSHLQQNQGPTPQLLRELLQTQERTNRLLQSLVYGGMGFVLGLLVMQLYVRIRIF
- a CDS encoding DUF502 domain-containing protein — its product is MAALRKWLFTGLLVIVPGVITAWVLNWIVGTLDQTLAILPEAWQPDRLLGFHLPGFGVLLTLAILLIAGALTSNFAGRKLVAWGDGLVSRIPVVRSIYSSVKQVSDTLFSENGNAFRTAVLVQWPREGVWTLAFITGQPGGEVAAYLRDEYVSVYVPTTPNPTGGYFVILRKSDCIELEMSVDAALKYIVSMGVVAPPEPAALHNSR
- a CDS encoding FmdB family zinc ribbon protein, whose protein sequence is MPIYAYKCGACGHAKDVLQKISDAPLTQCPACGAEAFAKQLTAAGFQLKGSGWYVTDFRGGNAAASSPTAAPAPEAAPAAAPAACAACPAAAASKD
- a CDS encoding endonuclease/exonuclease/phosphatase family protein, with product MTASSPDTQFLLHGGLLRVATYNIHKGVLGLGPARRLEIHNLGLAVEQLDADIVCLQEVRRLNRREQDYFERWPAVPQAEYLAPLGYESVYRTNAYTRHGEHGNALLTRWPVLGHQHEDISDHRFEQRGLLHVEVLFQGRPVHVIVVHLGLIPGSRVRQAAQLQRFIEREVPSGAPLIVAGDFNDWGSRLQRLLRGYGLHEYDEVRAPTYPARLPLAQLDHVYVRGLTPVGLQVPQGRIWWRMSDHLPLIAEFHW
- a CDS encoding gamma-butyrobetaine hydroxylase-like domain-containing protein — translated: MSKSPIPQAITVHEQSRVLEVVFDDGAHFRLPFELLRVYSPSAEVMGHGPGQEVLQTGKREVAIVQLDAVGHYAVQPTFSDGHDSGIFTWAYLYELGRDQVQLWQRYLDRLQAAGVERDAPMRPKAHKGGCGGH
- the aspS gene encoding aspartate--tRNA ligase, with product MAMRSEYCGLVTEALMGQTVTLCGWVNRRRDHGGVIFIDLRDREGYVQVVCDPDRAEMFKVAEDVRGEFCVQVKGLVRARPAGTTNDKLKSGQIEVLCHELTVLNASVTPPFQMDDDNLSETTRLTHRVMDLRRPAMQRNMMLRYKTAIQVRNFLDKEGFIDIETPMLGKSTPEGARDYLVPSRVHDGQFFALPQSPQLYKQMLMVAGYDRYYQITKCFRDEDLRADRQPEFTQIDCETSFLNEEEIRAIFQRMIKEVFQTQLNVDLGEFPTMTYAEAAHRFGSDKPDLRVKLEFTELTDVMADVDFKVFSTPATTKGGRVVALRVPGGAQISRGEIDQYTEFVKIYGAKGLAWIKVNEVAKGRDGLQSPIVKNIHDAALTKILQRTGAQDGDILFFGADKLKIVNDSMGALRLKIGHSEFGKANGLFDNRWAPLWVVDFPMFEHDEEDNRWVAVHHPFTSPKDGHEDLMDTDPGQCIAKAYDMVLNGWELGGGSVRIHRADVQAKVFAALNITPEDQRAKFGYLLDALQYGAPPHGGLAFGLDRLITLMTGAESIRDVIAFPKTQRAQDLLTMAPSPVDEKQLRELHIRLRNPGAAAQ
- a CDS encoding Tim44 domain-containing protein, translated to MKKLWSVVLVALLTLAHVDADARRLGGGKSMGKQSSNVTQREAAPSAPAAPAQNAVPQNAAAKPATPAAAPATAPKKPWGAMLGGLAAGLGLAWLAHSLGLGEAFGNMLMFALLAFAAVAVIGMVMRARKAKSAQPAAAPFAFQGAAAGVGPVPVNAPVAPQYNPEKIGNDASARPWESQGASFEAARPAAGGVVIGSALAGSQNWGVPADFDTAGFLAAAKRNFVTLQSAWDRADVDALRSMMTDDMLAEVRSQLADREQHRGSEPNHTHVDVIEAQLLGIEDLGSDYMASVEFSGMMREEQGAGLSPFREVWNMTKPKSGSSGWLVAGLQALQ
- the ubiE gene encoding bifunctional demethylmenaquinone methyltransferase/2-methoxy-6-polyprenyl-1,4-benzoquinol methylase UbiE; this encodes MSTTHFGFETVEEQDKARRVRGVFDSVASKYDVMNDFMSAGLHRAWKAYTVMVANLREGDQVLDIAGGTGDLSLAFAKKVGATGRVVHTDINEAMLRVGRDRLIDKGVVLPTLVCDAEKLPFPDGHFDLVSVAFGLRNMTHKDQALAEMCRVLRPGGRLLVLEFSKIAQPLAKAYDWYSFNVLPRLGQFVAGDADSYRYLAESIRMHPGQEELKALMQNNGFGHVDYHNMTGGIVALHMGIKC